A genomic stretch from Malus domestica chromosome 15, GDT2T_hap1 includes:
- the LOC139192078 gene encoding probable inactive poly [ADP-ribose] polymerase SRO3, translating to MASSAAPTPKKIVQSVTVRVPQGMLSPSSSSASSKNFCNRPSNRMHYPSNFKRSAAPARVMFFQNDSWNDLPTPIVEFLRSGFAERKAVVSVEIEGSTVLFDFVRMLQIDLGAGSQRSIAWIDVNARPFFPRAFVSEDLVDGSDSPKVQINKRINVSGRVLGKRQTEERPMDEDEVTSSIRPRSSEWPNVRLVGEAERVCTVCSNLFLAGMKKVDLAAAVTAVHQCVRDGPLDKARLEVFQKQIEITTAARGSANVIYAWCGVSGNDVKGILTHGFGAPSKVSGPQSHGVGLHLSHLSVPFLSAGQSEQDDNGEKYAILCRVILGNVEKIEAGSKQCYPSGVEFDNGADDPKNPKWYVIWSTNMNRHVLPECVVSYKSNYVPAQSVRRAYPVDMLISKIKSYLPPSKVQELSSLVCELKGGKLARDDFVKQCRSVTGEQLMASALNDLRLQKQGS from the exons ATGGCCTCCAGCGCCGCCCCCACCCCCAAGAAAATTGTCCAATCTGTCACCGTTAGGGTACCTCAGGGGATGCTTTCGCCGTCGTCTTCTTCGGCGAGCTCTAAAAACTTCTGCAATCGGCCCTCCAATCGGATGCACTACCCCTCCAATTTCAAGCGGAGCGCCGCCCCGGCCCGTGTTATGTTCTTCCAGAACGATTCCTGGAATGACTTGCCGACCCCGATCGTCGAATTTCTGCGTTCGGGTTTCGCGGAGCGGAAGGCGGTCGTCAGCGTTGAAATCGAGGGGTCAACGGTTTTGTTTGACTTTGTGCGAATGTTGCAGATTGATTTGGGGGCTGGGAGTCAGAGATCGATCGCTTGGATTGACGTGAACGCCAGGCCCTTCTTCCCTAGGGCGTTTGTCAGCGAGGATTTGGTGGACGGGTCGGATAGTCCCAAGGTCCAAATCAACAAACGGATCAACGTATCGGGTCGGGTATTGGGCAAGAGGCAGACGGAGGAACGGCCGATGGATGAGGACGAAGTGACGTCGTCAATAAGGCCGCGGAGTTCGGAGTGGCCGAATGTGAGGTTGGTGGGAGAAGCTGAGAGGGTTTGCACTGTTTGCAGCAATTTGTTTCTCGCCGGGATGAAGAAGGTTGATCTCGCGGCTGCTGTGACGGCAGTTCATCAGTGCGTTCGGGACGGGCCGTTGGATAAGGCTCGATTGGAGGTCTTTCAGAAGCAAATTGAGATCACCACGGCGGCTCGGGGCTCGGCCAATGTCATATACGCCTGGTGCGGAGTGTCGGGCAACGATGTGAAAGGCATTTTGACACATGGGTTCGGCGCACCCAGCAAGGTTTCTGGGCCGCAGTCGCATGGCGTTGGTCTTCATCTTTCGCATTTATCGGTGCCTTTTCTAAG TGCTGGGCAGTCGGAGCAGGATGATAATGGCGAAAAATATGCTATTTTGTGCCGGGTTATACTAGGCAATGTTGAAAAAATTGAGGCAGGTTCTAAGCAATGTTACCCTTCTGGTGTGGAATTCGACAACGGTGCAGATGATCCTAAGAATCCTAAGTGGTATGTCATATGGTCTACCAACATGAATAGACACGTGCTTCCGGAGTGTGTTGTGAGCTACAAATCGAATTATGTGCCAG CTCAATCGGTGCGAAGAGCATACCCTGTTGATATGTTAATTTCGAAGATTAAGAGCTATCTTCCTCCTTCTAAAGTTCAGGAACTTTCCTCTTTGGTATGCGAGTTGAAG GGTGGAAAGCTGGCCA
- the LOC139192435 gene encoding amino acid permease 6-like, giving the protein MAGQFQKTSMYIEHNPAIIENGDFRKNVDDDGRPKRTGTWMTASAHIITAVIGSGVLSLAWAIAQLGWVAGPAVLMAFSFITYFTSTLLADCYRSPDPVSGKRNYTYMDVVRANLGGKKVLLCGLAQYGNLIGVTIGYTITASISMVAVKRSNCFHKHGHHVKCHTSNNPFMIIFACIQLFLSQIQNFHKLSWLSILAAVMSFAYSLIGLGLSIAKVIGGPHARTTLTGTTVGIDVSASEKVWKTFQAIGDIAFAYAYSTVLVEIQDTLKSPPAENKAMKRATSIGIATTTLFYVLCGCVGYAAFGNHAPGNFLTGFGFYEPFWLVDIANICIAIHLICAYQVFCQPIFGFVESKCAKRWPDSNFINSEYPINIPFCGQLCVNSFRLVWRTAYVVMTAILAMLFPFFNDFLGLLGAASFWPLTVYFPIEMYMARTKMPKFTFTWTWMKILSWVCLVISLVAAAASIQGLATDVKKYKPFHTEQ; this is encoded by the exons atggCAGGCCAGTTTCAGAAGACTAGCATGTACATAGAGCACAACCCTGCAATAATCGAAAACGGTGACTTTCGCAAGAACGTGGACGACGATGGCCGTCCCAAAAGAACCg GGACATGGATGACTGCTAGTGCACATATCATAACGGCTGTGATAGGGTCCGGGGTGTTGTCTCTGGCATGGGCAATAGCTCAGTTGGGATGGGTTGCAGGGCCTGCCGTTCTCATGGCCTTCTCTTTCATCACCTACTTCACCTCCACTCTGCTCGCCGACTGTTACAGGTCTCCCGACCCTGTCAGCGGCAAAAGAAACTACACCTACATGGATGTCGTACGAGCCAATCtag GAGGCAAAAAAGTGTTGCTGTGTGGATTGGCTCAGTATGGAAATCTGATTGGTGTTACTATCGGTTACACAATTACTGCATCCATCAGCATGGT GGCGGTGAAGAGGTCGAATTGTTTTCACAAGCATGGTCATCATGTCAAGTGTCACACATCAAATAACCCTTTCATGATAATCTTTGCTTGCATCCAACTCTTTCTCAGCCAAATACAGAACTTTCATAAACTCTCGTGGCTCTCAATACTTGCAGCCGTCATGTCATTTGCCTATTCATTAATAGGCCTTGGCCTCTCCATAGCAAAAGTTATAG GTGGACCACATGCAAGGACAACTTTAACCGGAACTACAGTCGGGATAGATGTGTCGGCCTCCGAGAAAGTTTGGAAGACATTCCAAGCCATTGGAGACATTGCCTTTGCTTATGCATACTCTACCGTTCTTGTGGAAATACAG GACACACTGAAATCACCCCCGGCAGAGAACAAAGCCATGAAGAGGGCAACTAGCATTGGCATTGCGACCACCACCCTGTTCTATGTTCTCTGCGGTTGCGTTGGTTATGCAGCGTTTGGGAATCATGCACCCGGAAACTTTCTCACCGGTTTCGGATTCTATGAACCCTTTTGGCTTGTTGATATCGCCAACATTTGCATCGCCATCCACTTAATCTGTGCTTACCAG GTCTTCTGCCAGCCCATATTCGGGTTCGTGGAAAGCAAATGCGCCAAACGGTGGCCGGATAGCAACTTCATCAACAGTGAGTACCCCATTAACATTCCGTTTTGCGGTCAATTATGCGTCAACTCCTTCAGATTGGTGTGGAGGACTGCATACGTGGTGATGACCGCAATCTTGGCCATGTTGTTCCCGTTCTTCAACGACTTCCTGGGATTGCTCGGAGCAGCCTCGTTCTGGCCGCTGACAGTCTACTTCCCGATAGAGATGTACATGGCAAGGACAAAAATGCCCAAGTTCACTTTCACCTGGACTTGGATGAAGATTCTGAGCTGGGTGTGCTTGGTGATTTCGCTTGTTGCAGCTGCTGCATCCATTCAAGGTCTGGCAACCGACGTCAAGAAATACAAGCCCTTCCACACTGAGCAATAG